In Salisediminibacterium beveridgei, one DNA window encodes the following:
- a CDS encoding Tex family protein, translating into MEWTEPLNTILDDVIKLVNLRKDQVKKVIELSEDSNTVPFIARYRKEMTGGLDEEQIRHVLDSWGYANQLADRKAEVVRLIAEQEKLTPELEQKITSAVKLQQVEDLYRPYKQKRRTRATVAKEKGLEPLARWIMSYPGEGIPEQEAENYINEESEVLTAEDAIQGALDIVSETLADDPDIRQHVRDMTFKDGAMISSVKPKAEDEKGVFEMYYDYQEPVKSLAHHRVLAMNRGESENVLKVKIKAPEDRILGWMTRHILKGKSTVVTDLMERSIEDSYSRLIEPAVEREIRREVSEKAEEQAIHIFGENLRSLLLQPPLKDRVILGMDPAYRTGCKLAVIDATGKLLEVAVIYPVKPWGKVTESRKKVQELIERHGIDLIAIGNGTASRETEQFTADLLRESGLDVPFLIVNEAGASVYSASKLAKEEFPDLQVEERSAASISRRVQDPLAELVKIDPKSVGVGQYQHDVTQSRLNESLSFVVETVVNRVGVNVNTASSSLLVHVSGLSKAVANNIVNMRDEQGKFTSRTQLKKVPRLGAKTYEQSIGFMRIPDGKEVLDQTGIHPESYPVAKKLMKDYNITSDGLGTDEVRDLVHSLSVEELAGAYETGVPTIRDILQALAEPGRDPRDELSKPILKTDVLKMEDLSKGMELEGTVRNVVDFGAFVDIGVKQDGLVHISKLRKGFVKNPMDVVNVGDVVTIWVEDVDVQKGRIALTMIKSDS; encoded by the coding sequence ATGGAATGGACTGAACCATTGAATACGATTTTGGATGATGTCATAAAGTTGGTCAACCTGCGTAAAGACCAAGTGAAAAAAGTGATTGAACTGAGCGAAGACAGTAATACGGTTCCTTTTATCGCGCGGTATCGTAAGGAGATGACCGGGGGACTTGATGAAGAGCAGATCCGTCATGTGCTCGACAGCTGGGGTTACGCCAATCAATTGGCTGATCGAAAAGCGGAGGTTGTTCGCCTGATTGCAGAGCAGGAAAAACTGACTCCGGAGCTTGAACAAAAGATTACTTCCGCCGTCAAGCTCCAACAGGTGGAAGATCTGTACCGTCCGTACAAGCAAAAACGCAGAACCAGGGCAACGGTGGCCAAGGAAAAAGGCCTCGAGCCCTTAGCGCGGTGGATCATGTCTTATCCGGGGGAAGGGATTCCGGAACAGGAAGCAGAGAACTATATCAACGAAGAGTCGGAGGTGTTAACTGCAGAAGATGCCATCCAGGGTGCGCTTGATATTGTGAGTGAAACCTTGGCTGATGACCCGGATATTCGGCAGCACGTCAGAGACATGACGTTTAAGGATGGCGCCATGATCTCAAGTGTCAAACCGAAGGCCGAAGATGAAAAAGGCGTATTTGAAATGTACTATGACTATCAGGAACCGGTGAAATCACTGGCGCATCACCGTGTACTGGCGATGAATCGGGGCGAAAGTGAAAATGTCCTGAAAGTGAAAATCAAAGCTCCGGAAGATCGTATTCTCGGGTGGATGACCCGCCATATTCTGAAAGGGAAGTCTACGGTTGTTACTGACCTGATGGAACGATCGATCGAGGACAGTTACAGCAGATTGATCGAACCTGCAGTAGAACGTGAAATACGACGGGAAGTATCCGAGAAAGCTGAAGAACAGGCGATTCACATCTTCGGAGAAAACCTGAGGAGTCTGCTTCTTCAGCCACCTTTAAAAGACCGTGTCATTCTCGGGATGGACCCGGCATACCGGACAGGTTGTAAACTGGCTGTGATTGATGCGACCGGGAAATTACTCGAAGTAGCGGTCATTTACCCGGTTAAACCTTGGGGGAAAGTAACGGAATCGCGAAAGAAAGTACAGGAATTAATTGAACGTCACGGGATTGATTTGATTGCTATCGGCAATGGTACGGCTTCAAGGGAAACGGAGCAGTTCACCGCAGACCTTCTGCGGGAATCAGGGCTGGATGTGCCGTTTCTCATTGTTAATGAAGCAGGTGCCAGTGTGTACTCTGCTTCGAAGCTCGCGAAAGAAGAATTCCCGGATCTGCAGGTAGAAGAGCGAAGCGCAGCTTCCATTTCCAGGAGAGTTCAGGATCCTTTAGCCGAGCTTGTGAAGATTGATCCGAAATCTGTTGGCGTCGGACAATACCAGCATGACGTTACACAATCCAGGTTAAATGAGAGTTTGTCTTTCGTTGTGGAAACGGTGGTCAACCGGGTAGGTGTTAATGTGAATACTGCATCTTCTTCACTTCTGGTTCATGTATCCGGACTCAGTAAAGCAGTGGCGAATAACATCGTCAACATGCGTGATGAACAGGGAAAATTCACCTCAAGGACCCAGTTGAAAAAAGTACCGCGACTCGGTGCGAAAACGTATGAGCAAAGTATCGGATTTATGAGGATACCTGATGGGAAAGAGGTGCTCGATCAAACAGGGATCCACCCTGAAAGTTATCCTGTTGCCAAGAAATTGATGAAAGATTATAATATAACCTCTGATGGTCTGGGAACAGACGAAGTTCGCGATCTGGTTCATTCGTTATCTGTAGAGGAGCTGGCCGGGGCATACGAAACGGGTGTGCCGACTATTCGGGATATCCTTCAGGCTCTGGCTGAGCCTGGCCGGGATCCCCGGGATGAACTGTCAAAACCGATTTTGAAAACGGATGTCCTGAAGATGGAAGACTTGTCTAAAGGAATGGAGTTGGAAGGAACCGTTCGTAATGTGGTTGACTTCGGTGCGTTTGTTGATATCGGGGTGAAGCAGGACGGATTGGTTCACATCTCCAAATTACGTAAGGGATTTGTGAAGAATCCGATGGATGTTGTTAACGTCGGGGATGTCGTCACCATCTGGGTGGAAGATGTGGATGTCCAGAAAGGTCGCATTGCTCTGACGATGATCAAAAGTGATTCTTGA
- the sigB gene encoding RNA polymerase sigma factor SigB, whose amino-acid sequence MIAEFQETGDEELQTQLVLEYENLVHALARKFSRGQRHDEDLVQVGMIGLLAAFRRFDSSFGRSFESFAVPTIVGEIKRFIRDKTWSVHVPRRIKELGPKIKNAVEALTTELQRSPQVEEIAEYLDVSEEEILETMEMGKSYQALSVDRSIEADDEGSAVTLLDLVGSEETGYEQTDQQLLLEKAFQVLTDREKQILQLTYFENLSQKETGEQLGISQMHVSRLQRRALQKLKDSIRIEATEAF is encoded by the coding sequence ATGATTGCTGAGTTCCAAGAGACCGGGGATGAGGAACTGCAGACACAGCTGGTGCTGGAGTATGAAAACCTCGTTCATGCACTGGCGAGGAAATTCTCCCGTGGTCAGCGCCACGATGAAGATCTCGTACAGGTTGGCATGATAGGACTGTTGGCAGCATTCAGACGTTTTGACTCTTCTTTCGGGAGAAGCTTCGAGTCTTTTGCGGTTCCAACCATTGTCGGCGAGATTAAACGGTTTATTCGGGACAAGACCTGGAGTGTACATGTGCCGAGGCGCATTAAAGAATTGGGTCCGAAAATCAAGAATGCCGTGGAAGCTTTAACGACAGAATTGCAGCGTAGCCCGCAGGTCGAAGAGATTGCGGAATACCTTGATGTCAGTGAAGAAGAAATTCTCGAAACAATGGAGATGGGCAAGAGTTATCAGGCTCTTTCCGTTGACCGTTCCATTGAAGCGGATGACGAAGGCAGTGCGGTGACGCTTCTTGACCTGGTCGGTTCAGAGGAGACGGGTTACGAACAGACAGATCAGCAGCTCTTACTGGAGAAGGCTTTTCAGGTGCTGACGGATCGTGAAAAGCAAATTTTGCAACTTACTTATTTTGAAAATCTGAGTCAAAAGGAAACTGGAGAACAGTTGGGAATCTCACAAATGCATGTATCCAGATTGCAAAGACGGGCGCTTCAAAAGTTGAAAGATTCCATCCGTATTGAAGCAACGGAGGCCTTTTAA
- the cydC gene encoding thiol reductant ABC exporter subunit CydC: MRDAKPILKLMLLEKKGVMLAALLGFLAAGASVGLLASSGYLISSAALQPPLYTLTATIVLVRFFGLLRAGSRYGERYFSHQSTFTILSHIRTHYFDRVVANIPGMFRTYRSGDLLSRITGDVENLQFFFLRVVYPPVVMLLVFMATIVFASLYSMTAAFLLFVGFLLTGGVIPAWFALKNRHSSANVRLKRGELATEVTEWMSGFRELKMHGQASGKAKDVHHVSKRYATEQEREQQELRGSESVNVLAGLMITWLLTFFVSLEVQNGDLHGVWLAALILISLSVFESANPMASFPKNAETSRQSAERLNLAQSEETPGVIEAESVSVNEIDALQCARCDFTYPSSERKSLEQVSLELNSGTRTAIVGASGSGKTTLMHLLLGIYMPQSGHVLVNGTPLDKVNLEDYWANCRFSLQENHFYYGSVRENLQLANPTVDDQTMLDALSAMALQNLTLDDIVEEEAKNLSGGERQRLALTRAWLQEAPFWVLDEPLSALDMTTYDQVMHKVLAKSRQDIFLLITHQLRGLEKMDQIIVMDKGRIVEQGSYTDLVSAEGWFRELLTIEDELLETS; the protein is encoded by the coding sequence ATGAGGGATGCAAAACCTATACTGAAGCTGATGCTCTTGGAGAAAAAAGGCGTCATGCTTGCGGCTCTTCTCGGTTTTCTCGCTGCAGGCGCATCAGTCGGCCTGCTCGCATCCAGTGGGTATCTGATTTCGAGTGCGGCCCTTCAGCCTCCCTTATATACGTTGACAGCGACGATCGTGCTGGTTCGGTTTTTCGGTTTGTTAAGAGCCGGAAGCCGCTACGGGGAGCGTTATTTTTCACATCAGTCAACGTTCACGATACTCAGTCACATCCGGACACACTATTTTGACCGTGTGGTTGCCAATATCCCCGGGATGTTTCGAACGTATCGGAGCGGGGATCTGTTGAGCCGGATTACCGGTGATGTGGAAAATCTGCAGTTCTTCTTTCTGCGGGTCGTCTATCCGCCGGTTGTGATGCTGCTTGTTTTCATGGCAACGATTGTGTTTGCTTCACTCTATTCCATGACCGCTGCCTTTTTATTGTTCGTCGGTTTTCTTTTGACAGGCGGGGTGATCCCGGCATGGTTTGCGCTGAAAAACCGTCATAGTTCAGCGAATGTGCGCTTGAAACGCGGTGAATTAGCTACTGAAGTAACCGAGTGGATGAGCGGATTCCGTGAACTGAAGATGCATGGTCAGGCATCGGGAAAGGCGAAGGACGTCCACCATGTATCAAAGCGCTATGCGACAGAGCAGGAGAGAGAACAACAGGAACTCCGGGGAAGTGAATCTGTGAATGTATTGGCAGGGCTCATGATCACGTGGCTCCTTACGTTCTTTGTATCCCTCGAAGTGCAAAACGGGGATTTACACGGTGTATGGCTCGCGGCACTGATCTTGATTTCGCTCTCGGTTTTTGAATCAGCCAATCCAATGGCGTCCTTTCCGAAAAATGCGGAAACGAGCCGTCAATCTGCAGAACGGCTGAATTTGGCTCAGTCTGAAGAGACGCCAGGTGTAATTGAGGCAGAATCTGTATCGGTCAATGAGATCGACGCGTTACAATGCGCTCGGTGTGATTTCACTTACCCGAGCAGTGAACGGAAGAGCCTTGAACAGGTCTCGCTTGAACTGAATTCTGGAACCCGAACAGCGATTGTCGGAGCGAGCGGGTCGGGAAAAACGACGCTGATGCATCTGCTTTTAGGCATTTATATGCCACAATCGGGACACGTTTTGGTAAACGGCACCCCGCTTGACAAGGTGAACCTTGAGGACTACTGGGCGAACTGCCGCTTTTCCCTGCAGGAGAATCATTTTTATTACGGCAGTGTAAGGGAAAATCTGCAGCTGGCAAATCCTACAGTCGATGATCAGACGATGCTCGACGCGCTAAGTGCAATGGCGCTTCAGAATCTCACACTGGATGATATCGTCGAGGAAGAAGCAAAAAATCTCTCCGGCGGCGAGCGGCAACGGCTGGCCCTGACGAGAGCCTGGCTTCAGGAAGCCCCTTTCTGGGTATTGGATGAACCGCTGTCCGCACTCGATATGACGACCTACGATCAGGTGATGCACAAAGTGCTTGCTAAAAGCCGACAGGATATCTTTTTGTTGATTACGCACCAGCTGAGAGGGCTGGAAAAAATGGATCAAATCATTGTCATGGATAAGGGACGGATCGTGGAACAGGGGAGTTATACGGATCTCGTTTCGGCTGAGGGCTGGTTTAGGGAGTTGCTTACTATAGAGGACGAACTGCTGGAAACAAGCTGA
- the rsbW gene encoding anti-sigma B factor RsbW has product MSKVADCIEMSVPAKAEYVGVVRLTASGVANRLGYSYDDIEDIKLAVAEACNNVVNHAYSQDGTTEGRNDIHLEFTVYDDRVQLIVADRGGAVDLDFLKKKRGPLNASQAIEDLKEGGLGLFLIETLMDEVDIQGNEGVVIVMTKFLKRVEVEPGDDRTSQEIPKQ; this is encoded by the coding sequence ATGTCCAAAGTGGCAGATTGCATTGAAATGAGTGTGCCCGCGAAAGCAGAATATGTTGGTGTGGTCCGTTTGACTGCCTCAGGAGTTGCCAATCGTCTGGGGTATTCTTACGATGATATTGAAGATATTAAGCTTGCAGTTGCGGAAGCCTGTAATAATGTTGTCAATCATGCGTATTCTCAAGACGGGACGACAGAAGGTCGCAACGACATTCACCTGGAGTTTACTGTATATGATGATCGGGTTCAGCTGATTGTAGCTGATCGCGGTGGTGCGGTTGACCTTGATTTTCTGAAAAAGAAGCGTGGGCCATTGAATGCATCCCAAGCGATCGAAGATTTAAAAGAAGGGGGGCTCGGCCTTTTCCTGATTGAAACATTAATGGATGAAGTAGATATTCAGGGTAACGAAGGTGTAGTAATCGTGATGACGAAGTTCCTTAAGAGAGTAGAGGTGGAACCCGGTGACGATAGAACCTCACAAGAAATCCCAAAGCAGTAA
- the cydD gene encoding thiol reductant ABC exporter subunit CydD — MMKKELNREAFVYPRRMFLLVLFTVLSGAVIIGQAYLIASLVDAVFLQEQALRDQWILMALLLGVFFARVVFSDLPFRIGIRTARDVKDRYRQKLLERMTAAEQRTDLTGKRISLYLDVVDELDSYFSSYFPQLIQTMVVPVMILITVFTQNIYSGLIMLITAPLIPVFMMLIGSQSEKKAGVQMAKLQSFSGHFLDTLKGVMSLKLLGQTSAQREVIREKSLAFREATMDVLKIAFLSALMLEILATIATAMIAVEVGLRLVFGHLTFQTAFFVLLMAPELYLPLKNLGASFHSGRNSIAAGEKLKDALEQPLPEVTWGREKLALQAPPALTLDNLNYYYPGNTNASLEGISATIPAGEHAAIIGVSGAGKSTLMNVMAGLTEAEEVDSYLVNGQRRCDWTEESWFQEIGYVSQHPYLFAGTVRSNLLMGKTGISGQVLNEAVRSAGLSDLLAELPDGLDAPVGEGGQGFSGGEKQRIALARVMIQKPKLLFFDEPTSGLDVITEKRMNETIAKLSEQSTVVTIAHRLRTIRQADRILVIDQGILAAEGTFDTLAAESQPFKRITGEVREGDE; from the coding sequence ATGATGAAAAAAGAACTGAACAGAGAAGCATTCGTCTATCCACGGCGAATGTTTCTTCTTGTTCTCTTTACGGTGTTATCCGGTGCGGTGATTATTGGTCAGGCATATCTCATCGCAAGTCTCGTGGATGCCGTCTTTTTACAGGAGCAGGCACTGCGGGATCAGTGGATTTTGATGGCCTTGTTGCTCGGGGTGTTCTTTGCCAGGGTGGTTTTCAGTGACCTTCCTTTTCGGATTGGGATCCGGACAGCCAGGGACGTGAAAGACCGCTACCGTCAAAAACTGCTGGAGCGGATGACGGCAGCCGAGCAGCGCACGGATCTGACAGGCAAGCGCATCAGCCTGTATCTGGACGTCGTCGATGAACTGGACAGCTATTTCAGTTCGTATTTCCCGCAGCTGATCCAGACGATGGTTGTCCCGGTCATGATTTTGATCACGGTGTTCACACAGAATATTTATTCAGGTCTGATCATGCTGATTACAGCGCCTTTAATCCCCGTTTTTATGATGCTGATTGGCAGTCAATCGGAAAAGAAGGCCGGGGTTCAGATGGCGAAGCTCCAGAGCTTTTCAGGCCATTTTCTGGACACCTTGAAAGGCGTTATGTCATTGAAGCTTCTCGGACAGACAAGCGCGCAGCGCGAAGTGATCCGCGAGAAAAGCCTGGCATTTCGTGAAGCAACGATGGATGTACTGAAGATCGCATTTCTATCCGCACTGATGCTGGAAATTCTCGCAACGATTGCGACAGCAATGATTGCAGTCGAAGTGGGACTCAGGCTCGTGTTCGGGCACCTGACATTTCAGACCGCATTCTTCGTATTGCTGATGGCACCTGAACTGTATTTGCCGCTTAAAAACCTCGGAGCAAGTTTTCACTCCGGGCGAAACAGCATTGCCGCAGGGGAGAAATTGAAAGATGCATTGGAACAGCCGTTGCCTGAAGTGACCTGGGGGCGTGAAAAACTCGCACTCCAGGCACCACCGGCATTGACGCTGGATAACCTGAACTATTATTACCCGGGAAATACCAACGCGTCCCTCGAAGGGATCTCGGCTACGATTCCGGCAGGAGAACATGCAGCGATCATTGGAGTCAGTGGTGCGGGAAAGTCCACACTGATGAATGTGATGGCGGGGTTGACAGAAGCTGAGGAAGTTGATAGTTATCTCGTTAATGGACAAAGGCGGTGTGACTGGACCGAAGAAAGCTGGTTTCAAGAAATCGGTTATGTGTCGCAGCATCCGTATCTGTTCGCGGGGACGGTCCGCAGTAATCTTTTGATGGGAAAGACCGGTATTTCCGGACAAGTTTTGAATGAAGCAGTCCGTTCTGCAGGACTGTCAGATCTGCTCGCAGAACTGCCGGATGGTCTGGATGCCCCTGTCGGTGAGGGTGGACAGGGTTTCTCAGGCGGTGAGAAGCAGCGCATTGCCCTGGCGAGGGTTATGATTCAAAAGCCAAAGCTGCTATTTTTTGACGAGCCGACTTCCGGACTTGATGTCATAACGGAAAAACGGATGAATGAGACCATTGCCAAGTTGAGCGAGCAATCCACAGTAGTGACGATCGCACACCGCTTACGAACAATCAGGCAGGCGGACCGGATCCTCGTGATTGATCAGGGCATTCTTGCAGCTGAAGGCACATTTGATACGTTGGCCGCTGAATCTCAACCGTTCAAAAGAATTACCGGTGAAGTGCGAGAGGGGGATGAATGA
- the cydB gene encoding cytochrome d ubiquinol oxidase subunit II, whose product MDLQLIWFILLAVLIIGYAVLDGFDLGIGTLFYQLGKTEDEKRTLINSIGPVWDGNEVWLLTGGGALFAAFPFVYATVFSGFYLAMMVVLFGLIFRAVGVEYYFKCSDDPPMQRLMGKLFMIGSFLPALLFGVAMGNLVIGIPMDANMNYTATFFHLLHPYALLLGVIGLVGFLLQGTTYTILKTEKALQKRALKYAKLFVMAMGVLWILGTVGTLIFAPHMFTNFTNQPILFVFPLMTVVAIVLIPFFFFQKKYMAAFLASSVIITSKLLTLAGGLFPNLVTGADPATSLTIYNASSSDYTLTVMLIIALIGMPLVIGYTAFVYWHFRGKASHERAGY is encoded by the coding sequence ATGGACTTACAATTAATTTGGTTTATACTGTTGGCAGTTTTGATTATCGGCTATGCGGTACTGGACGGGTTTGATCTGGGTATAGGCACACTCTTCTATCAGCTGGGGAAAACAGAGGATGAAAAGCGGACCTTGATCAATTCCATTGGACCGGTCTGGGACGGCAATGAAGTGTGGCTGCTGACTGGAGGCGGCGCGCTGTTTGCTGCATTCCCATTCGTCTACGCCACCGTTTTCAGCGGTTTTTATCTGGCGATGATGGTCGTATTGTTCGGCTTGATTTTCAGAGCGGTGGGCGTGGAATATTACTTCAAGTGTTCGGATGATCCACCGATGCAGCGCTTAATGGGGAAGCTGTTCATGATTGGAAGCTTTCTGCCGGCCTTACTTTTCGGTGTGGCGATGGGGAATCTGGTCATCGGGATTCCGATGGATGCCAACATGAACTATACGGCAACTTTCTTCCACCTGCTGCATCCTTATGCGCTCCTCTTGGGAGTGATTGGTCTGGTTGGTTTCCTGCTGCAGGGTACAACTTATACGATCCTTAAAACAGAAAAAGCGCTGCAAAAACGTGCCCTGAAATATGCGAAGCTCTTTGTCATGGCAATGGGCGTTCTATGGATTTTGGGTACTGTCGGTACGTTGATTTTCGCACCACATATGTTTACGAATTTTACGAATCAGCCGATCTTGTTCGTGTTTCCACTGATGACCGTTGTCGCGATCGTGTTGATCCCGTTTTTCTTCTTTCAGAAAAAATACATGGCTGCTTTCCTGGCCAGTTCGGTCATCATCACTTCAAAGCTCCTGACGCTTGCGGGTGGATTGTTCCCGAACCTGGTAACCGGTGCAGATCCGGCGACGAGCCTGACAATTTATAACGCTTCTTCGTCTGATTATACACTCACGGTCATGCTGATTATCGCATTAATCGGGATGCCGCTGGTTATTGGCTATACAGCCTTCGTTTACTGGCATTTCCGCGGTAAGGCCAGTCATGAACGGGCGGGGTACTGA
- a CDS encoding cytochrome ubiquinol oxidase subunit I, with protein MLDVLLLSRLQFTFTAVVHYIFIPLTIGLAVFIAYMEFRYWRTKDPLYDKMARFWTKLFLINFGVGVATGITMEFQFGTNWAAYSRFVGDVFGAPLAAEGVFAFFLESTFIGLLVFGRDKISKGMRFFAALMVAVGTSLSGFWIIAANSWQQTPQGHIINEELNRAEMVNFAEVIFNPSTMVRYLHVMEGAFITASMFIVAISAYFIIKKKNMPLAKRSMKMAIVVGLVFSVLQAFSGHSHAQLVGETQPEKLAAYEAHWETEANAPLLLFAIPDMENERNRFEFGIPGMLSFLTYDDVNAEVTGLKEFAAEDRPPVIGNFIAFRVMVTAGIILIGFFMVMAWQWRKGQLFEKERLMKTALWMLPLPYIANTAGWIVAEWGRQPWAVFGVLRTEDAVSHLSGVEVLISLGLFVAIYAFLVWLMVYLMKKEVKKFDMETSMKHLDHPKEGESA; from the coding sequence ATGCTTGATGTACTCTTATTGTCACGCCTGCAGTTCACATTCACTGCGGTTGTACACTACATATTTATACCGCTGACAATCGGACTTGCAGTATTTATCGCGTACATGGAGTTTCGCTACTGGCGAACGAAGGATCCATTGTATGACAAAATGGCGAGATTCTGGACAAAGCTGTTCCTGATTAATTTTGGGGTCGGCGTTGCGACCGGGATCACGATGGAGTTCCAGTTCGGAACAAACTGGGCGGCCTATTCCCGGTTTGTCGGGGACGTTTTCGGCGCGCCATTGGCAGCGGAAGGGGTATTTGCCTTTTTCCTTGAATCAACGTTCATCGGACTGCTTGTGTTTGGACGGGATAAAATCTCAAAAGGGATGCGTTTCTTTGCAGCTTTGATGGTTGCAGTCGGGACAAGTCTCTCTGGATTTTGGATTATTGCAGCGAACTCCTGGCAACAGACACCTCAGGGACATATTATCAATGAAGAGCTGAATCGTGCCGAGATGGTGAACTTTGCAGAAGTGATTTTTAATCCATCGACAATGGTGCGGTACCTGCATGTGATGGAAGGGGCATTTATTACGGCATCGATGTTTATCGTGGCGATCAGTGCCTATTTTATTATCAAGAAAAAGAATATGCCGCTGGCGAAACGCTCGATGAAAATGGCGATTGTCGTCGGTCTTGTTTTCAGTGTGCTGCAGGCTTTCTCAGGGCACTCCCACGCACAGCTGGTCGGGGAAACCCAACCGGAAAAACTGGCTGCGTATGAAGCACATTGGGAAACAGAAGCAAATGCACCCCTGTTGCTGTTTGCGATTCCAGATATGGAAAACGAACGGAATCGGTTTGAATTCGGTATTCCGGGGATGCTCAGTTTCCTGACGTATGATGACGTCAATGCGGAAGTTACAGGGCTCAAAGAGTTCGCCGCAGAGGATCGGCCACCGGTGATAGGGAACTTCATTGCTTTTCGTGTCATGGTCACTGCAGGAATCATTCTGATCGGTTTCTTTATGGTGATGGCATGGCAATGGCGGAAAGGGCAGCTCTTTGAAAAAGAAAGACTGATGAAGACCGCGCTTTGGATGCTTCCGCTTCCTTATATTGCAAATACAGCAGGATGGATTGTTGCTGAATGGGGACGTCAGCCGTGGGCAGTGTTCGGCGTACTGCGAACAGAGGATGCCGTATCACATCTGAGCGGTGTGGAAGTCCTGATTTCTCTTGGGTTATTCGTTGCCATTTACGCCTTCCTGGTATGGCTGATGGTTTATCTCATGAAAAAGGAAGTCAAGAAGTTCGATATGGAAACATCCATGAAACATCTTGATCATCCGAAGGAAGGAGAGTCAGCCTGA
- a CDS encoding STAS domain-containing protein yields the protein MNLSVSVKEGENSNIAYVSGEVDVYTASKLKEALNPLAEQENKDLFVDLSDVEYIDSTGLGIFIGTLKITEKSGSRLKLKGLNDRVKRLFEITGLNEVIEIDGSKREEA from the coding sequence ATGAACTTATCAGTGAGCGTAAAAGAAGGAGAAAACAGTAACATTGCGTATGTTTCCGGAGAGGTTGATGTGTATACGGCATCGAAACTCAAAGAGGCATTAAACCCATTGGCAGAACAGGAAAATAAAGATTTATTCGTTGATTTATCGGATGTGGAATACATTGATTCCACAGGTCTGGGTATTTTTATCGGTACCTTGAAGATCACCGAGAAATCCGGCAGCCGTTTGAAGCTGAAAGGGCTGAACGATCGGGTGAAGCGTCTGTTTGAAATCACGGGATTGAATGAAGTAATCGAAATTGACGGATCGAAAAGGGAGGAAGCCTGA
- a CDS encoding PP2C family serine/threonine-protein phosphatase, translated as MIEHQMMDEMDVSVYQSTKKGNWCSGDAVFVIRTGSYILVAVTDGLGSGEDAQKASESVMAIIRNNHDLPLGSLLDRCNTAVWGTRGVVLSILKFDFPSRHVEYINVGNISCTFYYPNGKMYRPVPSRGYLSGRKHLSKPAMVPFEKGMNFIVHSDGLAFQPAYHALFNQSLPAKDMLEMLVELKVDTNDDVAIVLGHVNLDPTA; from the coding sequence ATGATTGAACATCAGATGATGGATGAAATGGATGTCAGCGTGTATCAGAGTACAAAAAAAGGAAACTGGTGCTCAGGAGATGCTGTCTTTGTTATACGTACTGGCTCATACATCCTCGTTGCTGTCACCGATGGACTTGGCAGCGGCGAGGATGCGCAGAAAGCATCCGAATCCGTGATGGCGATTATACGCAACAATCATGATCTCCCGCTTGGATCGTTGCTGGATCGATGTAACACGGCTGTATGGGGAACAAGAGGTGTAGTCCTCTCTATTCTGAAGTTTGATTTCCCTTCCCGGCATGTTGAGTATATCAACGTCGGGAATATATCCTGTACATTTTATTATCCAAATGGGAAAATGTATCGCCCGGTACCGTCCAGAGGGTATCTTTCGGGACGAAAGCACCTTTCAAAACCTGCAATGGTGCCCTTTGAAAAGGGTATGAATTTCATCGTCCATTCTGATGGCCTTGCGTTCCAGCCTGCGTATCATGCATTATTTAACCAGTCTCTCCCGGCTAAAGACATGCTGGAAATGCTGGTGGAGCTGAAAGTCGACACGAATGATGACGTTGCGATTGTGCTGGGTCATGTCAATCTGGATCCAACTGCGTAA
- a CDS encoding SprT family protein: MTNDELQLRTEHLSERFFNRPFKHNIRFNARLRTTGGRYLLKSHNIEINPKQLAHFGEDALDGIIKHELCHYHLHLEGKGYQHRDQDFKQWIEESGATRYCQLVPGTRNRSEKLHIYRCKDCNQKYERRRRMDVSRYVCGKCKGKLKLIETFYMETIDGE; the protein is encoded by the coding sequence GTGACGAACGATGAATTGCAGTTGCGTACAGAACATTTATCGGAGCGTTTTTTTAACAGACCGTTCAAACACAACATCAGATTTAATGCCCGCTTGAGGACGACAGGGGGACGCTATCTGTTGAAGAGTCATAATATCGAGATCAACCCGAAGCAACTGGCGCATTTTGGGGAAGATGCGCTTGATGGGATCATCAAGCATGAATTATGTCACTATCATTTGCATCTTGAAGGCAAAGGTTATCAGCATCGTGATCAAGACTTTAAACAGTGGATTGAAGAATCAGGAGCCACCCGATACTGCCAGCTCGTTCCCGGTACGCGCAACAGATCTGAAAAACTGCATATCTACCGCTGTAAAGATTGTAATCAAAAGTATGAACGCAGGAGGCGGATGGACGTCAGTCGCTATGTCTGCGGGAAGTGCAAAGGAAAGTTAAAATTAATTGAAACTTTCTATATGGAAACCATTGACGGTGAATAA